The proteins below are encoded in one region of Paracoccus methylovorus:
- a CDS encoding sulfotransferase family protein has protein sequence MSLTTSAPSKTALVVLGMCQSGTTVLSGVLGHLGAALPQHLMTSAEMGINEGAEINRLAGLNERLLQQVGFTRGDLLHFPSEWFDSSDAADLLNEAVELLTAEYGDASMFVINDPQICRLMPFWRAALNRFGARTLVVHNHNTAKRVAESLNRCKGYETEFGLALWARHVLDAEAESRDFPRSFTCDDALLTDWRATMLGIAADLEIDWPRPVEEVAPDIDLFLLQHSPAVITGDTDHPPQLPMLARIDEILQDMKSGADPAKNSAELDWLRAALDAIGPLFVPMANRAEPRVCEVHQLRNRIDELQAEIAAIQADYRLLSEQFCAATDKAARATQSVANRDAEIGNLSQQLLSVNRQLHVASAQLRQFAKQQALEIPGRIDLAVALNDPTALLDQLPQLRERVENATAAFEAQREQLCERIEHLEKQEAELTAKYNDALEWGLRREAELLSSASWRVTAPLRALSRAVRRLRR, from the coding sequence ATGAGCTTGACCACATCAGCACCTTCCAAAACCGCCCTTGTCGTGCTGGGTATGTGCCAGTCAGGCACGACCGTCTTGTCTGGCGTTCTTGGTCATCTCGGGGCGGCCTTGCCACAGCATCTGATGACTTCGGCCGAGATGGGTATAAACGAGGGCGCTGAAATAAACAGGCTCGCTGGGCTAAACGAACGCCTGCTCCAGCAGGTGGGTTTTACACGAGGGGATCTGCTCCATTTTCCGTCCGAATGGTTTGACAGTTCCGATGCCGCTGATCTGCTGAACGAGGCGGTTGAGCTCCTCACCGCAGAATACGGCGATGCCTCGATGTTTGTAATTAACGATCCGCAAATCTGCCGGTTGATGCCTTTCTGGCGCGCGGCCCTGAACCGCTTTGGTGCCCGTACTTTAGTTGTGCATAACCACAATACGGCCAAAAGGGTCGCAGAATCGTTGAATCGTTGTAAAGGCTACGAGACAGAATTTGGTTTGGCCTTATGGGCGCGCCATGTCTTGGATGCAGAGGCGGAAAGCCGTGATTTTCCGCGAAGCTTTACCTGCGACGATGCGTTGCTGACCGACTGGCGTGCGACCATGCTTGGCATCGCTGCGGATCTGGAAATTGATTGGCCGCGCCCGGTGGAAGAGGTGGCGCCCGATATAGACCTATTCCTGCTGCAGCACTCTCCTGCTGTAATCACAGGGGACACCGACCACCCACCGCAACTGCCAATGCTGGCGCGGATCGATGAGATTCTGCAGGACATGAAGTCCGGTGCCGACCCTGCGAAAAACAGCGCTGAACTAGACTGGTTACGCGCGGCGCTGGACGCCATAGGCCCGCTATTTGTCCCTATGGCGAACCGTGCGGAGCCCCGCGTTTGCGAAGTGCACCAATTGCGCAACCGAATTGACGAGTTGCAGGCAGAGATCGCGGCCATCCAAGCCGACTACAGGCTTTTGTCCGAACAGTTCTGTGCAGCGACAGACAAAGCGGCTCGGGCGACGCAGAGCGTTGCGAACCGGGATGCCGAGATTGGCAACCTGTCCCAACAGTTGCTATCGGTTAATCGGCAGCTACATGTCGCGTCAGCTCAGTTGCGCCAGTTCGCAAAGCAGCAAGCGCTTGAAATACCTGGACGGATCGATCTTGCAGTTGCATTGAACGACCCAACCGCACTGCTTGACCAACTGCCGCAACTCCGCGAGCGGGTCGAAAATGCGACTGCAGCATTTGAGGCTCAGCGCGAGCAGTTGTGCGAGAGAATCGAACATTTGGAAAAGCAGGAAGCGGAGTTGACGGCTAAATATAACGACGCTCTGGAATGGGGCTTGCGGCGCGAGGCCGAGTTGTTGTCCAGCGCGTCGTGGCGGGTCACGGCACCGTTGCGCGCGCTATCACGCGCGGTACGGCGTCTGCGGCGTTGA
- the fdhE gene encoding formate dehydrogenase accessory protein FdhE, whose product MSQDLRPSVPPEAASRHFTPVLRPDLATLYAARAARLRALADGHELSAYLMLAADIAEAQEACLTDAPAAGPVDPVALAQNGGWPTILDRMIAHLTPGVSAQVAPHLAKLMQMPEATRRKAALAMAEGRFDATDPALAPFLWAALSVEISLAARSASLPEAAQEEPADCPVCGAAPVASVIHTGDCQGLRYLHCALCECEWHMVRAKCSNCGDSTRLDYLSFDTPEAAIRAEACSACGSYLKVISLERDSDAEVVADDLASLVLDDAARSEGHGRSGFNPFALPAS is encoded by the coding sequence ATGAGCCAGGACCTGCGCCCCTCAGTCCCGCCCGAGGCTGCCAGCCGCCATTTCACCCCGGTGCTGCGCCCCGATCTGGCAACCCTTTATGCTGCGCGCGCGGCCCGTCTGCGTGCGCTGGCCGATGGGCATGAGTTGTCGGCCTATCTGATGCTCGCCGCCGATATCGCCGAAGCGCAGGAAGCTTGCCTGACCGATGCGCCGGCCGCCGGCCCGGTTGATCCCGTCGCGCTGGCGCAGAATGGTGGCTGGCCCACAATTCTGGACCGGATGATTGCCCATCTGACCCCCGGAGTCTCGGCCCAGGTCGCGCCGCATCTGGCCAAGCTGATGCAGATGCCCGAGGCAACTCGGCGCAAGGCTGCGCTTGCCATGGCGGAGGGCCGGTTCGATGCCACCGATCCGGCGCTGGCCCCCTTTCTTTGGGCGGCGCTGTCAGTTGAGATTTCGCTTGCTGCGCGTTCTGCCTCTTTACCGGAAGCAGCGCAGGAAGAGCCTGCCGATTGCCCAGTCTGCGGCGCTGCCCCGGTTGCCAGCGTGATCCATACCGGCGACTGTCAGGGCCTGCGCTATCTGCACTGCGCCCTGTGCGAATGCGAATGGCATATGGTTCGGGCAAAATGTTCGAACTGCGGGGATTCCACCCGGTTGGATTATCTTAGCTTCGATACCCCCGAGGCCGCGATCCGTGCCGAGGCTTGCTCTGCCTGCGGCAGCTACCTGAAGGTGATCAGCCTGGAACGCGACTCTGACGCCGAGGTGGTCGCCGATGATCTGGCCAGCCTTGTGCTTGATGACGCCGCTCGATCCGAGGGTCATGGCCGCAGCGGCTTCAATCCCTTTGCGTTGCCTGCTTCCTGA
- the fdxH gene encoding formate dehydrogenase subunit beta, translated as MNSQNILRRSATSAATPPPQVRDHQMEVAKLIDVSICIGCKACQSACNEWNDLRGEVQENVGVYDNPRDLSPDSWTLMRFTEHEDEAGKLEWLIRKDGCMHCEDPGCLKACPIPGAIVQYANGVVDFQSDLCVGCGYCVAGCPFDVPRISKVDNKAYKCTLCSDRLAVGQSPACAKTCPTGAIAFGSKQEMKDLAATRVAELNERGYENAGLYDPQGVGGTHVMYVLQHADDPERYAGLPKDPKISGVVEGWKDVLKPVAAVAGAVAVAGMAVHFIGVGPNDVDEGDHPQGDAKQSGDKAETQSRHTAE; from the coding sequence ATGAATTCGCAAAACATCCTCCGCCGCTCGGCCACCAGTGCAGCCACTCCTCCACCGCAGGTGCGCGACCACCAGATGGAGGTCGCCAAGCTGATCGACGTGTCGATCTGCATCGGTTGCAAGGCCTGTCAGAGCGCCTGCAACGAATGGAACGACCTGCGCGGCGAGGTGCAGGAAAACGTCGGCGTTTACGACAACCCGCGCGACCTGTCGCCGGACAGCTGGACGCTGATGCGCTTTACCGAACATGAAGATGAGGCCGGCAAGCTGGAATGGCTGATCCGCAAGGACGGCTGCATGCATTGCGAGGACCCGGGTTGCCTCAAGGCCTGCCCGATCCCCGGCGCGATCGTGCAATACGCCAACGGCGTGGTGGATTTCCAATCCGACCTTTGCGTTGGCTGCGGCTATTGCGTCGCGGGCTGTCCGTTCGACGTGCCGCGTATCTCGAAGGTCGACAACAAGGCCTATAAATGCACGCTGTGTTCGGATCGGCTTGCGGTAGGTCAGTCGCCTGCCTGCGCCAAGACCTGCCCGACCGGTGCCATCGCCTTTGGATCGAAGCAGGAGATGAAGGATCTGGCCGCGACCCGTGTCGCCGAGCTGAACGAACGCGGCTATGAGAATGCCGGTCTTTACGACCCGCAGGGCGTGGGCGGCACCCACGTCATGTATGTGCTGCAACACGCCGACGACCCCGAGCGTTATGCGGGTCTGCCCAAAGACCCCAAGATCAGCGGTGTCGTCGAGGGCTGGAAGGACGTGCTGAAACCCGTGGCCGCGGTTGCGGGTGCCGTGGCGGTGGCTGGGATGGCCGTGCATTTCATCGGCGTTGGCCCGAATGACGTTGACGAAGGCGACCACCCCCAAGGCGATGCCAAGCAGTCCGGCGACAAGGCCGAAACGCAAAGCCGCCATACGGCCGAATAA
- a CDS encoding formate dehydrogenase subunit gamma has translation MQRKQDQILRTKFAERLCHWMIVLCFFLAATSGISWFFPTFSWMSGLLGSPQMARILHPFLGIAVFVGLCFMFVRFVRYNLPEKTDVIWLRNIKGVVLKDHTQPLRIGKYNAGQKVLFWLIMASIVVLLISGLIMWRAYFSEYFPISVIRLAILAHSIAGIGLILLILGHIYLAIWVRGAVSGMVTGYVSKTWARQHHDRWADELEVKKAEAGKGRS, from the coding sequence ATGCAGCGTAAACAAGACCAAATCCTGCGCACAAAATTCGCCGAGCGGCTTTGCCACTGGATGATCGTGTTGTGTTTCTTTCTGGCCGCCACTTCAGGGATTTCATGGTTCTTTCCGACATTTTCGTGGATGTCGGGATTGCTGGGCTCTCCGCAAATGGCGCGTATCCTGCATCCCTTTCTGGGGATTGCGGTATTCGTCGGGCTTTGCTTCATGTTCGTCAGGTTTGTCAGGTATAACCTTCCCGAGAAAACCGACGTCATCTGGTTGCGCAATATCAAGGGGGTGGTGCTGAAGGATCACACACAGCCGCTGCGGATCGGCAAATACAATGCTGGTCAAAAGGTGCTGTTCTGGCTGATTATGGCCTCGATCGTGGTGCTGCTGATTTCCGGGCTGATCATGTGGCGGGCCTATTTCTCGGAATATTTCCCTATCTCGGTGATCAGGCTGGCGATCCTTGCCCATTCCATCGCGGGGATTGGCCTGATCCTGTTGATCCTGGGCCATATCTATCTGGCGATCTGGGTGCGCGGCGCGGTCAGCGGCATGGTGACGGGCTATGTCTCGAAAACATGGGCTCGCCAGCATCATGATCGTTGGGCGGATGAGCTTGAGGTAAAAAAGGCAGAAGCCGGCAAGGGAAGATCATGA